In Deinococcus ruber, one DNA window encodes the following:
- a CDS encoding (2Fe-2S) ferredoxin domain-containing protein, with translation MPTYFKTSGHLLVCQHVNCKARGAQLLYTALWNALDREKLAYFKTGGSVRLTESGCLGACSFGPVLCVYRQRAGQLEEGWYAAADYALGMAVARAVHAGEDLPTDRKYGP, from the coding sequence ATGCCTACTTACTTCAAAACGTCCGGTCATCTGCTGGTGTGCCAGCATGTCAACTGCAAAGCGCGGGGGGCGCAGCTTCTGTATACCGCGCTCTGGAACGCCCTTGACCGGGAAAAGCTGGCGTATTTCAAGACCGGGGGCAGCGTGCGCCTGACCGAAAGCGGCTGTCTGGGGGCATGCAGCTTCGGGCCGGTGCTGTGTGTGTACCGGCAGCGGGCGGGGCAACTGGAAGAGGGCTGGTACGCCGCCGCCGATTACGCCCTGGGAATGGCGGTGGCGCGGGCCGTGCATGCGGGCGAAGACCTGCCGACAGACCGGAAGTACGGCCCATGA
- a CDS encoding ABC transporter ATP-binding protein produces MKAGSLLAVQNVSAEFPAGQLSAIIGPNGAGKSTLMRALLGLDVPTSGEVRLDGRPLAAWTRRERAAKLAYLAQGEALPEGALVRDVVALGRGAGGWLWGLLPLGGWAQADEDAVTQALRRTDTEQFAERPVQSLSGGERQRVSLARALAADPQFLMLDEPTNHLDLGYAADLLTALNTEAAGGMGVVAVLHDLTLAAQADRLLLLHAGRVLAQGTPEEVLTPANLHAAYGLQAEVLRHNGRLIVIPEVGRGK; encoded by the coding sequence GTGAAGGCAGGCTCGCTGCTGGCCGTGCAGAACGTCAGCGCCGAATTTCCGGCGGGGCAGCTCAGCGCGATCATCGGGCCGAACGGCGCTGGCAAATCGACCCTGATGCGGGCACTGCTGGGGCTGGACGTGCCCACCAGCGGCGAGGTGCGGCTGGACGGGCGACCGCTGGCGGCCTGGACTCGGCGCGAGCGGGCCGCCAAGCTGGCGTATCTGGCGCAGGGCGAGGCACTGCCCGAAGGAGCACTCGTGCGCGACGTGGTGGCGCTGGGGCGCGGTGCGGGCGGTTGGCTGTGGGGGCTGTTGCCGCTGGGTGGCTGGGCGCAGGCCGACGAGGACGCCGTGACGCAGGCGCTGCGGCGCACCGACACCGAGCAGTTTGCCGAGCGTCCGGTGCAGTCGCTGTCGGGGGGAGAGCGGCAGCGGGTGTCACTGGCACGGGCGCTGGCCGCCGACCCGCAGTTTCTGATGCTCGACGAACCCACCAACCACCTTGATCTGGGCTACGCCGCCGACCTGCTGACCGCGCTGAACACCGAGGCGGCGGGCGGCATGGGTGTGGTGGCGGTGCTGCACGATCTGACGCTGGCGGCGCAGGCAGACCGGCTGCTGCTGCTGCACGCCGGGCGGGTGCTGGCGCAGGGCACCCCCGAAGAGGTGCTGACGCCCGCCAATCTGCACGCCGCGTATGGCCTTCAGGCCGAGGTGCTGCGCCACAATGGGCGGCTGATCGTGATTCCGGAAGTGGGAAGAGGGAAGTAG
- a CDS encoding FecCD family ABC transporter permease, with translation MSALERPTSATRPRLPWLGRTALLLALVLLTVLLALGLGSVRVSAAETLRGVWHGLSGAALTGNDVIVWQLRFPRVALGLLVGASLGVCGAAYQGVFRNPLADPYLMGVASGAGLGATLAVVAGWNSALIPLSALLGALLSVLLSLALARQGRTLPPLRLILSGVVVGSILTAASTYLLLTSPTRILQVYSFTLGSLTFGGWHEVGTVLPYALLGGGLLLLLARALNVLQLGDLTARSLGLPVERLRLLVILAASLVTAAAVSYAGIIGFVGLVTPHLVRRLWGPDYRLLLPISALAGAGLLVLSDLLARTLTATELPVGVVTTLLGGPFFLYLLRRQGGER, from the coding sequence ATGTCAGCCCTAGAGCGCCCCACCTCTGCTACCCGCCCGCGCCTGCCGTGGCTGGGCCGCACGGCGCTGCTGCTGGCGCTGGTACTGCTGACGGTGCTGCTGGCGCTGGGGCTGGGCAGCGTGCGCGTGTCTGCCGCCGAAACGCTACGGGGCGTGTGGCACGGCCTTAGCGGCGCGGCCCTGACCGGAAACGACGTGATCGTGTGGCAACTGCGCTTTCCGCGTGTGGCGCTGGGGCTGCTGGTGGGCGCTTCGCTGGGCGTGTGCGGGGCGGCGTATCAGGGGGTGTTTCGCAATCCGCTGGCCGACCCGTACCTGATGGGCGTGGCGAGCGGTGCGGGTCTGGGCGCGACGCTGGCGGTGGTGGCAGGCTGGAACAGCGCCCTGATTCCGCTGTCGGCGCTGCTGGGCGCACTCCTGAGCGTGCTGCTGTCGTTGGCACTGGCGCGGCAGGGCCGCACGCTGCCGCCGCTGCGCCTGATTCTGAGCGGCGTGGTGGTGGGCAGCATCCTGACCGCTGCTTCCACCTACCTGCTGCTGACCTCGCCCACGCGCATCCTGCAGGTGTACAGCTTCACGCTGGGCAGCCTGACCTTTGGCGGCTGGCACGAGGTCGGCACGGTGCTGCCTTACGCGCTGCTGGGCGGCGGCCTGCTGCTGCTGCTGGCCCGCGCCCTGAACGTGCTGCAACTGGGCGATCTGACGGCCCGCAGCCTGGGCCTTCCGGTCGAGCGCCTGCGCCTGCTGGTGATTCTGGCGGCCAGTCTGGTCACGGCGGCGGCGGTCAGTTATGCGGGCATCATCGGCTTTGTCGGGCTGGTCACGCCGCACCTGGTTCGGCGGCTGTGGGGGCCGGATTACCGCCTGCTGCTGCCGATCTCGGCCCTGGCAGGCGCGGGCCTGCTCGTCCTCTCCGACCTGCTGGCCCGCACGCTGACCGCCACCGAACTCCCGGTAGGCGTGGTCACGACGCTGCTGGGGGGGCCGTTTTTTCTGTATCTGCTGCGCCGACAGGGTGGGGAGAGATAG
- a CDS encoding ABC transporter substrate-binding protein: MKTRPITTLFSLLTLGVLSSAAAVSYPLIITDDLGRKVTIASEPRRIVSVLPSDTETLCALGVCDRLVGVDDNSDFPASVKALPKVGGLYSPSIERMVALKPDLVIVSKYGKLTDTLTAAGIPVVAVNPESYDDAFSKTLLLGKIVNREAQAKQLVTQMRRDIARIEILTKNAVHKPTTYYEIDPTPYTVGPNSFIGVLLSKAGAANIIPAALGDFPKISPELVVQRSPQIILGPDLATVKARPGWNTIAAVRSGRVIAVVPSSDFDNLLNRPGPRLPQALAALARLIHPELFR, from the coding sequence ATGAAGACCCGGCCTATCACAACTCTGTTTTCCCTGCTGACCCTCGGCGTGCTGTCCAGCGCTGCCGCCGTCAGCTATCCGCTGATCATCACCGACGATCTGGGACGCAAGGTCACGATTGCTTCCGAACCCAGGCGCATCGTGTCGGTGCTGCCGAGCGACACCGAGACGCTGTGTGCGCTGGGGGTGTGTGACCGTCTGGTGGGCGTAGACGACAATTCCGACTTTCCGGCGAGCGTCAAGGCGCTGCCCAAAGTCGGCGGTCTGTACAGCCCCAGCATCGAGCGCATGGTGGCCCTGAAGCCCGATCTGGTGATCGTGAGCAAGTACGGCAAGCTGACCGATACGCTGACGGCGGCGGGCATTCCGGTGGTGGCAGTCAATCCCGAAAGCTACGACGACGCATTTTCCAAGACGCTGCTGCTGGGAAAGATCGTGAACCGTGAGGCGCAGGCCAAACAACTGGTGACACAGATGCGGCGCGACATTGCCCGCATCGAGATTCTGACCAAAAACGCCGTTCACAAGCCCACCACGTATTACGAAATCGACCCCACGCCGTACACCGTCGGCCCCAACAGTTTCATCGGGGTGCTGCTGAGCAAGGCGGGCGCGGCCAACATCATTCCGGCGGCGCTGGGCGATTTCCCCAAGATCAGCCCCGAACTGGTGGTGCAGCGCAGCCCGCAGATTATTCTCGGCCCCGATCTGGCAACCGTGAAGGCGCGTCCTGGCTGGAACACCATCGCCGCCGTCCGGTCTGGCCGGGTGATCGCGGTGGTGCCGAGCAGCGATTTCGACAACCTGCTGAACCGTCCTGGCCCGCGTTTGCCACAGGCGCTGGCAGCGTTGGCGCGGCTGATTCACCCCGAACTGTTCCGGTGA
- the pheS gene encoding phenylalanine--tRNA ligase subunit alpha — translation MQQEALQEIHSATTLDALQTVKTKYVGKSGLITKELGSLGKLPPEERRARGAEINAVRSALDAALKEREDTLKRAALDARLASEAIDVTLPGLQLPSGGLHLISRILNDLEGIYERMGYTVIEGQEVEDDAYNFDALNIPWYHPARDLWDTFWLEDGRLLRTHTSPMQVRYMLEHSAPLKIVVPGKVYRYEATDATHESMFHQLEGLVVGDNISMADLKGTIAEMARGLFGASAKVRFQPSYYPFTEPGADFSVWWENPRGESKWLELGGCGMVHQNVFKAVDDLREAAGKERIYEGKTGFAFGLGPERIAMLKYGIPDIRYFYANDLRVLEQFRGELG, via the coding sequence ATGCAGCAGGAAGCACTTCAGGAAATACACAGCGCAACCACCCTCGACGCCCTCCAGACCGTCAAAACCAAGTACGTCGGCAAGAGTGGCCTGATCACGAAGGAACTGGGCAGCCTGGGCAAACTGCCGCCCGAAGAGCGCCGGGCACGCGGCGCAGAGATCAATGCTGTCAGAAGTGCGCTGGACGCCGCCCTGAAGGAGCGCGAGGACACGCTGAAACGCGCCGCCCTCGATGCGCGGCTGGCTTCGGAGGCCATCGACGTGACGCTGCCGGGCCTGCAACTTCCCAGCGGCGGCCTGCACCTGATCTCGCGGATTCTGAACGATCTGGAAGGCATCTATGAGCGCATGGGCTACACGGTCATCGAGGGGCAGGAAGTCGAAGACGACGCGTACAACTTCGACGCCCTGAACATTCCGTGGTATCACCCGGCCCGCGACCTGTGGGACACCTTCTGGCTCGAAGATGGCCGCCTGCTGCGTACCCACACCAGTCCGATGCAGGTGCGCTACATGCTGGAACACTCGGCCCCGCTGAAGATCGTGGTGCCGGGCAAGGTCTACCGCTACGAGGCCACCGACGCCACGCACGAGAGCATGTTTCATCAGCTCGAAGGACTGGTGGTGGGCGACAACATCTCGATGGCCGACCTGAAGGGCACGATTGCCGAGATGGCACGCGGGCTGTTCGGCGCGTCGGCAAAGGTGCGCTTCCAGCCGAGCTACTACCCCTTCACCGAGCCGGGCGCAGATTTCTCGGTGTGGTGGGAAAACCCGCGCGGCGAGAGCAAGTGGCTGGAGCTTGGCGGCTGCGGCATGGTGCATCAGAACGTCTTCAAAGCGGTGGACGATCTGCGCGAGGCTGCCGGAAAAGAACGCATCTACGAGGGCAAGACCGGCTTTGCTTTCGGGCTGGGGCCGGAGCGCATCGCCATGCTGAAGTACGGCATTCCCGATATCCGCTACTTCTACGCCAACGATTTACGGGTGCTGGAGCAGTTCCGGGGCGAACTGGGGTGA
- a CDS encoding four helix bundle protein: protein MRDYRELLIWQRGHALTLKVYELTRSFPKEEQYGLTSQLRRAAMSVPANIAEGCGRNGDKEFSRFLTIALGSLAETEYFLLLAHDLTYISNEQAAEVAPSLETLRRMMITFTRKLKPLELS, encoded by the coding sequence TTGCGTGATTACCGTGAACTGCTGATCTGGCAGCGCGGTCATGCGCTTACCCTGAAGGTCTATGAACTGACCCGCTCGTTTCCGAAAGAAGAGCAGTACGGCCTGACGAGTCAGCTCCGCCGCGCAGCAATGTCGGTTCCTGCCAATATCGCGGAAGGCTGCGGAAGAAATGGAGACAAAGAATTCTCAAGATTCCTGACGATTGCGCTGGGATCGCTGGCAGAAACCGAATATTTTCTGCTGCTCGCCCACGACCTGACCTACATCAGCAACGAACAGGCCGCCGAGGTTGCACCCAGCCTCGAAACCCTGCGGCGAATGATGATCACGTTCACCAGAAAACTCAAGCCTCTCGAACTGTCCTAA
- a CDS encoding SMI1/KNR4 family protein, whose product MNTTLEALQTWLKANYRAAHDSLQPGLADSEIDELLSDWPYQLSADVRALYRWHNGFEDTQVELLPGLSFLPLEQALELAAAYWEASAAQVKKGGEEFFPRLVLPIFSDADSNVLALVQGFEKTAPVQPASPVQVIALQQGQRLYAFQRLEDLLKASLKLLESGVYRVDQDRDRVELTDERRAQAAWRKFPMLYLERATLDADDAEELEDDSDEDEDLSDEEASENLLANLMSMLGLHPDDIDPATATLEELNDLQEVSALESWPPALQQRFHELGGGVKTLDEEAEKPDEEPGNSVP is encoded by the coding sequence ATGAACACCACCCTAGAAGCCTTACAAACCTGGCTGAAAGCCAATTACCGCGCCGCCCACGATTCTCTGCAACCCGGCCTGGCAGACAGCGAGATCGACGAATTGCTGAGCGACTGGCCGTATCAGCTCAGCGCCGACGTCCGCGCCCTGTACCGCTGGCACAACGGCTTCGAGGATACCCAGGTCGAGCTGCTGCCGGGCCTGAGTTTTCTGCCGCTGGAACAGGCGCTGGAACTGGCAGCCGCGTACTGGGAGGCGAGTGCGGCGCAGGTGAAAAAAGGCGGCGAAGAGTTCTTTCCGCGCCTGGTGCTGCCGATCTTTTCCGATGCCGACAGCAACGTATTGGCGCTGGTGCAGGGCTTCGAGAAGACTGCGCCCGTGCAGCCCGCCTCACCCGTGCAGGTCATCGCGCTGCAACAGGGCCAGCGGCTCTACGCCTTTCAGCGCCTCGAAGACCTGCTGAAAGCGTCGCTGAAGCTGCTGGAAAGTGGCGTGTACCGCGTGGATCAGGACCGTGACCGGGTTGAACTGACCGACGAGCGCAGGGCTCAGGCCGCGTGGCGCAAGTTCCCGATGCTGTACCTGGAGCGGGCCACCCTGGACGCCGACGACGCTGAAGAGCTGGAAGACGACAGCGACGAGGATGAAGACCTGAGCGATGAGGAAGCCAGCGAGAACCTGCTCGCCAACCTGATGAGCATGCTGGGCCTGCACCCCGACGACATCGACCCGGCCACCGCCACGCTGGAAGAGCTGAACGACTTGCAGGAAGTCTCGGCGCTGGAAAGCTGGCCGCCCGCCCTGCAACAGCGCTTTCACGAGCTGGGCGGCGGGGTAAAGACGCTGGATGAAGAGGCAGAGAAACCTGACGAGGAGCCAGGGAATTCGGTTCCCTGA
- a CDS encoding phenylalanine--tRNA ligase subunit beta gives MKLPYSWLKELVPALPPVADLEPLLASLGLPLEGTEDVPAPPEGVLLVTVMQAAPIEGTQLTRLDLDTGANGPKTIASGAPNAVNLPTGTMLALVTPGTKLGDTEYGVRSLQGVESWGMAASAKELSLGESAAGLMLFPPRTAAPGTPMHTLWAADTVLDVEVTPNRADVLSVQGLARDVAAALNTPLVQPPAGPAAHGAGEIEVSLPTIGSVIPNDPTQKIRLGSDYFVARTVNGVQNGPSPLWLQRRLMLCGSRSVSAIVDVSNYVMFELGQPTALYDRRDVVNDRILVGRGLRTGETVTDLLGATHTVTDQDVLILDGRETGVSSVADAFARPEAPADAQPNDGVLGIAGIVGAKHGSVQPDTQDVVIEAAHFDAVLLRRTSTRLGLKTDAVYRYERGTDPALPPRAADRIAGLLGELGGHIHPGATVAGTPTLPAALTLDADYARKLLGMHIETPEMAALLTRLGCTVTASGEHLSVTPPSWRVDMNVPEDLIEEVARLHGYANLPETLPTLRVHADNAGAEASSRERRELKRAVAGLGFQEVVTYTFTSDEEAAQARTERPSVRLKNPLTADRSGLRTALYPSLLKTAASQPAGTEQVLLFEIGHIFPAPGEAERLGLLMRGPLAQANHAPGMAGGYAAFRGLLEALAGTLGATLEIRQLRGPDVPAALHPGIAGEVVWNGAGVGWLGAVHPEVAAAFGLKGDTYLLEAALPLPGRPWAFRDPSRAPAAWRDLAIIAPAQVGYGQMAALLRQEAGPLLETLEPFDIYSGAPIPEGQRSVAVRLTFRGEKTLSDAEVDPIMERLMTAIRAQGWSIREK, from the coding sequence ATGAAACTTCCCTACTCCTGGCTGAAAGAACTCGTGCCCGCCCTGCCACCCGTTGCCGACCTCGAACCGCTGCTTGCCAGCCTGGGCCTGCCGCTGGAAGGCACCGAAGACGTGCCCGCACCCCCGGAAGGCGTGCTGCTGGTGACGGTCATGCAGGCCGCGCCCATCGAGGGAACGCAGCTGACGCGGCTCGACCTCGATACCGGCGCGAACGGCCCCAAGACCATCGCCAGCGGTGCGCCCAACGCGGTGAATCTGCCGACTGGCACCATGCTCGCGCTCGTCACCCCCGGTACCAAGCTGGGCGACACCGAATACGGCGTGCGGAGCCTTCAGGGGGTGGAAAGCTGGGGCATGGCCGCCAGTGCCAAAGAGCTGAGCCTAGGCGAGAGCGCCGCTGGCCTGATGCTGTTTCCCCCACGCACGGCGGCCCCCGGCACCCCGATGCACACGCTCTGGGCAGCCGACACCGTGCTCGACGTGGAAGTCACACCCAACCGCGCCGACGTATTGAGTGTGCAGGGACTGGCCCGCGACGTGGCGGCGGCGCTGAATACCCCGCTGGTGCAGCCGCCCGCTGGCCCCGCCGCCCACGGCGCAGGTGAAATCGAGGTCAGCCTGCCGACTATCGGCAGCGTCATTCCCAACGATCCGACCCAGAAAATCCGGCTGGGGTCTGATTATTTCGTGGCCCGCACCGTGAACGGCGTGCAGAACGGCCCCTCGCCGCTGTGGCTGCAACGCCGCCTGATGCTGTGCGGCTCGCGCAGTGTGAGCGCCATCGTGGATGTAAGCAACTACGTGATGTTCGAGCTGGGCCAGCCCACCGCGCTGTACGACCGCCGCGACGTGGTAAACGACCGCATTCTGGTGGGGCGCGGCCTGCGTACCGGGGAAACCGTGACCGATCTGCTGGGGGCCACGCATACCGTGACCGATCAGGACGTGCTGATTCTGGACGGGCGCGAAACGGGCGTGAGCAGCGTGGCCGACGCCTTCGCCCGCCCCGAAGCCCCGGCAGACGCGCAGCCGAACGACGGCGTGCTGGGCATCGCGGGCATCGTGGGCGCAAAACACGGCTCGGTGCAGCCGGACACGCAGGATGTGGTGATCGAGGCGGCGCACTTCGACGCGGTGCTGCTGCGGCGCACGAGCACCCGCCTGGGCCTGAAGACCGACGCCGTGTACCGCTACGAGCGCGGCACCGATCCGGCCCTGCCGCCCCGCGCCGCCGACCGAATCGCCGGGCTGCTGGGTGAACTGGGCGGCCACATTCACCCCGGCGCAACGGTGGCAGGCACCCCGACCCTGCCCGCTGCCCTGACCCTCGACGCCGACTATGCCCGCAAGCTGCTGGGCATGCACATCGAAACGCCCGAAATGGCCGCGCTGCTGACCCGGCTGGGCTGCACTGTCACGGCCAGCGGCGAGCACCTGAGCGTGACTCCTCCCTCGTGGCGCGTTGATATGAACGTGCCCGAAGACCTGATTGAGGAAGTGGCGCGGCTGCACGGCTACGCCAACCTGCCCGAAACGCTGCCGACCCTGCGCGTGCATGCCGACAACGCCGGAGCCGAGGCCAGCAGCCGCGAGCGGCGCGAGCTGAAGCGGGCGGTGGCCGGGCTGGGCTTTCAGGAAGTCGTGACCTACACCTTCACCAGCGACGAGGAAGCGGCTCAGGCCCGCACTGAACGCCCCAGCGTGCGCCTGAAAAACCCGCTGACGGCTGACCGAAGCGGCCTGCGAACCGCGCTGTATCCGAGTCTGCTGAAGACGGCGGCCAGCCAGCCCGCCGGAACCGAGCAGGTGCTGCTGTTCGAAATCGGGCACATCTTCCCGGCACCGGGCGAAGCCGAGCGCCTGGGCCTGCTGATGCGCGGGCCACTGGCGCAGGCCAACCACGCGCCGGGCATGGCGGGCGGGTATGCGGCCTTCCGGGGTCTGCTGGAAGCGCTGGCAGGCACGCTGGGCGCAACGCTGGAAATCCGGCAGCTTCGCGGCCCCGACGTTCCGGCGGCGCTGCATCCGGGCATTGCCGGAGAAGTCGTCTGGAACGGCGCGGGCGTGGGCTGGCTGGGCGCGGTGCATCCAGAGGTGGCCGCCGCCTTCGGGCTGAAGGGCGACACCTACCTGCTGGAAGCCGCGCTGCCGCTGCCGGGCCGCCCGTGGGCTTTCCGCGATCCCAGCCGCGCCCCCGCCGCGTGGCGCGATCTGGCGATCATCGCGCCCGCCCAGGTGGGCTACGGGCAGATGGCCGCGTTGCTGCGGCAGGAAGCCGGGCCGCTGCTCGAAACGCTGGAACCCTTCGATATCTATTCTGGAGCGCCGATTCCCGAAGGTCAGCGCAGCGTGGCCGTGCGCCTGACTTTCCGGGGCGAGAAAACGCTGTCGGACGCCGAGGTCGATCCGATCATGGAGCGGCTGATGACGGCGATTCGAGCGCAGGGCTGGAGCATCCGTGAGAAGTAG
- a CDS encoding glycosyltransferase family 4 protein — MTALRLLFVSDAPAVGGSEVYMREIIPPLRARGIESEVALPDLEGNRSLRNELVARGVKVYAYRQLSELPGGFDLTLLSSWNPGGYRKYYRHLPGPFAALIHDQLMLYIPGLPQGVYRRFYEVLQARDIRQAEQVVTVSQWAADYLRQHHRMQAAYAVPNGVNTEKFRPANAQERQTLRRAYGFSRFTVLVPARLSIEKNHLMLLPVARRLPQLDFVLVGSGYMETPLKLLGTPNLRYFGKRSDMPLLYRAADAVFQPTIAENQSLATLEAMASGAALVTNDIPAQRELIADRESGLLVGSGAAGYVAALSRLAADPALRARLGQAARQRVVDAHTLERNADTFAQVVRQIAAQR, encoded by the coding sequence TTGACCGCGCTCCGCCTCCTGTTTGTCAGCGACGCACCCGCCGTGGGCGGCAGCGAAGTGTACATGCGCGAGATCATTCCGCCGCTGCGGGCGCGGGGCATCGAATCGGAAGTGGCGCTGCCCGACCTGGAAGGCAACCGCAGCCTGAGAAACGAACTCGTGGCACGCGGCGTTAAGGTGTACGCGTATCGTCAGCTTTCCGAGTTGCCCGGCGGCTTCGACCTGACGCTGCTGAGCAGCTGGAATCCCGGCGGCTACCGCAAGTATTACCGCCATCTGCCCGGCCCCTTCGCCGCCCTGATTCATGATCAGCTGATGCTGTACATTCCGGGGCTGCCGCAGGGCGTGTATCGCCGCTTTTACGAAGTGTTGCAGGCCCGCGACATCCGGCAGGCCGAACAGGTCGTCACGGTGTCGCAGTGGGCTGCCGATTACCTGCGCCAGCACCACCGCATGCAGGCGGCCTACGCAGTGCCCAACGGAGTGAACACCGAGAAATTCCGTCCCGCCAACGCCCAGGAGCGCCAGACGTTGCGCCGGGCCTACGGCTTTTCGCGCTTCACGGTGCTCGTTCCGGCGCGGCTGAGCATCGAGAAAAACCACCTGATGCTGCTTCCGGTGGCGCGGCGGCTGCCTCAGCTCGATTTCGTGCTGGTGGGCAGCGGGTACATGGAAACGCCCCTGAAGCTGCTGGGCACGCCCAATCTGCGCTATTTCGGCAAGCGGAGCGACATGCCGCTGCTGTACCGCGCCGCCGACGCCGTATTTCAGCCCACCATCGCCGAAAATCAGTCGCTGGCAACGCTGGAAGCGATGGCGAGTGGCGCGGCTCTCGTTACCAACGACATTCCGGCGCAGCGCGAACTGATCGCGGACAGAGAGAGTGGGCTGCTGGTGGGCAGCGGCGCAGCGGGCTACGTGGCGGCGCTGTCGCGGCTGGCAGCCGACCCGGCGCTGAGAGCGCGGCTGGGGCAGGCAGCCCGCCAGCGCGTGGTGGACGCACATACGCTGGAGCGCAACGCCGATACCTTCGCGCAGGTAGTGCGCCAGATCGCAGCGCAGCGTTGA